The following coding sequences are from one Streptomyces angustmyceticus window:
- a CDS encoding SUKH-4 family immunity protein has translation MITQAQAQATAARWLSPEGHQGPPRDVAMQEFDLGWVVWAVPPPPETDPRTGQRRPPAEVGAACGVVDRASGELTVWPSVPVDEVIGMYRQKHGAGAAPSAPEERPVTGPGNTAVATYNDPSTGEETSLARVSAPGAPPAEYQLLDELRRLGADPADVRAVHTDLRSALLPGGYPGDLLLRTFTNATFSCTEGYGMRPEERAEGVAGLVRHVEMMHRMAGREAPPRPHRLPVPQHVEAAPQMRDVALGRHLVEVFGPQGVCRPDADDLAATRLPGATRNTLVWAGLPAQVPYFFTADRPDAPPAGGLFTDVATHLRETGTQAGEETLTTLAGYVRLGTDGLYPLAVQCTATEQNQNLIGTVWAVQPSSGGGRFVNRSVATYLRSLALLTTTRTHMQGMDPYAAGTAVATFQQQLAAIDPWSLDDNSNWWSLIIEQMWHGLF, from the coding sequence GTGATCACCCAGGCGCAGGCCCAGGCCACCGCCGCCCGCTGGCTCAGCCCCGAGGGGCACCAGGGTCCGCCGCGGGACGTGGCCATGCAGGAGTTCGACCTCGGCTGGGTGGTGTGGGCCGTACCGCCGCCCCCGGAGACCGACCCGCGGACCGGGCAGCGGCGCCCGCCCGCCGAGGTCGGGGCCGCCTGCGGAGTCGTCGACCGGGCGTCCGGCGAGCTGACGGTGTGGCCGTCGGTACCGGTCGACGAGGTCATCGGGATGTACCGGCAGAAGCACGGCGCCGGAGCGGCTCCCTCGGCACCCGAGGAGCGCCCGGTCACCGGCCCCGGCAACACGGCCGTCGCGACCTACAACGACCCGTCGACCGGCGAGGAGACCAGCCTCGCCCGGGTCTCGGCGCCCGGAGCCCCGCCCGCCGAGTACCAGCTCCTCGACGAGCTGCGGCGGCTGGGCGCGGACCCCGCGGACGTCCGCGCCGTCCACACCGATCTGCGCTCCGCCCTCCTGCCCGGCGGCTACCCCGGCGACCTCCTCCTCCGCACGTTCACCAACGCCACGTTCTCCTGCACCGAGGGCTACGGCATGCGCCCCGAGGAGCGCGCCGAGGGCGTCGCCGGGCTGGTGCGGCACGTCGAGATGATGCACCGGATGGCGGGCCGGGAGGCGCCGCCGCGGCCGCACCGGCTGCCGGTGCCGCAGCACGTCGAGGCCGCGCCGCAGATGCGTGACGTGGCCCTCGGCAGGCACCTCGTGGAGGTCTTCGGCCCCCAGGGCGTATGCCGTCCGGACGCCGACGACCTCGCCGCGACGCGGCTCCCCGGGGCCACGAGGAACACCCTGGTCTGGGCCGGACTGCCCGCCCAGGTCCCGTACTTCTTCACCGCCGACCGCCCCGACGCCCCGCCGGCCGGCGGCCTGTTCACGGACGTGGCGACGCACCTGCGGGAAACCGGCACCCAGGCCGGCGAAGAGACCCTGACGACCCTCGCCGGCTACGTCCGGCTCGGCACCGACGGTCTCTACCCCCTCGCCGTCCAGTGCACCGCGACGGAACAGAACCAGAACCTCATCGGCACCGTCTGGGCCGTCCAGCCCTCCTCGGGCGGCGGCCGCTTCGTCAACCGCTCCGTCGCCACCTACCTGCGCTCCCTCGCCCTGCTGACCACCACCCGCACCCACATGCAGGGCATGGACCCCTACGCGGCCGGCACAGCGGTCGCCACCTTCCAGCAACAACTCGCGGCCATCGACCCCTGGTCACTCGACGACAACAGCAACTGGTGGTCCCTGATCATCGAGCAGATGTGGCATGGGTTGTTCTGA
- a CDS encoding S8 family serine peptidase, whose product MSFTRTLRAVGGAVVAGALLFGTAPTALADQNRKDQWPLKAFDAASIWKESTGKGVTVAVIDDPVNGSHPDLKGNVLPGKSFIDGGRGDRKGTGDHGTGMASLIAGHGHGAGNADGIMGLAPDAKILPVASPEVGTGVDDAGLSDWIKYAVDHGASVINLSIDPAGITDSDELAVSYAMKKDVLVVAGAGNDGASKISDLSSVPGVLSVGAVDKTGQVWSKSNSGSQLMLTAPGVEITSASATAGQYRLADGTSDATAYVSAAAALLRSKYPDLSAGQIANRLVKSAGLPPGQKGLSLPDSHYGYGFIQPLKALTADIPDGSKNGPLKAPKADPSAGTGVTTAGSGDQQASGQKEDGLGVGAIVGIAVGVLVVVAVIVVVVVVRQKKNGRNGPPPGGPGGFGGPGGPGFAPQQPGPYQQQPGPYQQPGPYQQQPGGPGAYPPAPPTQPPGR is encoded by the coding sequence ATGAGCTTCACGCGGACGCTGCGTGCGGTGGGCGGCGCGGTGGTGGCGGGAGCACTGCTCTTCGGCACCGCTCCGACTGCTTTGGCTGATCAGAACCGTAAGGATCAATGGCCACTCAAAGCGTTTGATGCCGCGAGCATCTGGAAGGAATCGACGGGCAAGGGCGTCACGGTCGCCGTAATCGATGATCCCGTGAACGGCAGTCACCCTGACCTGAAGGGTAATGTGCTGCCAGGGAAGAGTTTTATCGATGGTGGACGCGGTGACCGCAAGGGAACAGGTGACCACGGCACCGGCATGGCGTCACTCATCGCTGGCCACGGGCATGGTGCCGGAAACGCCGATGGCATTATGGGTCTTGCCCCGGATGCCAAGATTCTTCCCGTTGCCTCTCCCGAAGTCGGAACGGGCGTAGACGATGCAGGGCTCAGCGACTGGATCAAGTACGCAGTCGATCACGGGGCTTCTGTCATCAACCTGTCGATTGACCCTGCCGGCATCACCGATTCCGATGAACTCGCAGTTTCTTATGCCATGAAGAAGGACGTCCTGGTCGTCGCTGGAGCAGGAAACGACGGTGCGAGCAAGATCAGTGATCTTTCCTCTGTTCCGGGGGTTCTGTCCGTAGGCGCAGTAGACAAGACCGGCCAGGTCTGGTCAAAGTCGAATTCAGGCAGCCAGCTCATGCTTACGGCTCCCGGCGTAGAGATCACGTCCGCATCTGCTACCGCTGGGCAGTACCGGCTGGCCGATGGCACGTCCGACGCCACCGCGTACGTCTCGGCCGCAGCTGCTCTCCTGCGCTCGAAGTACCCCGACCTCTCCGCAGGCCAGATCGCCAACCGGCTTGTGAAGTCGGCTGGCCTGCCGCCGGGGCAGAAGGGGCTTTCGCTTCCTGACTCGCATTACGGATACGGCTTCATCCAGCCGCTGAAGGCTCTGACCGCCGATATCCCGGATGGCTCCAAGAACGGTCCGCTGAAGGCGCCGAAGGCGGATCCGTCCGCGGGCACCGGAGTTACGACGGCCGGCAGTGGTGACCAGCAGGCGAGTGGTCAGAAGGAAGACGGCCTTGGCGTGGGTGCCATCGTGGGTATCGCGGTTGGCGTTCTCGTTGTGGTGGCGGTCATCGTCGTTGTTGTTGTCGTCCGGCAGAAGAAGAACGGTCGCAACGGCCCGCCCCCCGGCGGCCCTGGAGGCTTCGGCGGGCCCGGTGGTCCCGGGTTCGCGCCGCAGCAGCCGGGTCCCTATCAGCAGCAGCCGGGGCCGTACCAGCAGCCCGGGCCGTATCAGCAGCAGCCTGGCGGCCCTGGGGCTTACCCGCCGGCGCCGCCCACTCAGCCGCCGGGGCGTTGA
- a CDS encoding WXG100 family type VII secretion target, giving the protein MASKDSDFKPAKVQVPEPRKKPAKGSGDAQEVGHDVIASRPQFTEKGLNDLKQMVAGANPGEVANVAKGWRDVRVALVGEGWHEGIKKHFDDAVTKVLQTWHGSSADQFAASAQKISDNFANLALYPHNTGEVLQQISENLKAVQKFVDDVQEPSSWESKADWLADKSSSGIGKGAAIGNALAPGAGALVGGLVGGMVGGDGRDDSQLKADLQNPKMSIWDAMSKNRTQLSLGKERQLQAAHYMEQLGTTYRSGVKALGSSRIDDDRIQPPAHDGDGGGGAIPGIGAFGPMPSTPKTGAPAPKMPGMKGGGYTTPTPMEPPRPHGIDGGVGSVPKPAPAPHVGTGLDGLSGGGVGAGGGGLGGGGAGGVGGGVGTGGLGTGSGSVGGGSGPGIGGAGAPGMVGGMGGTGGARAGGTGAGAGARGAGRAGMPGMGGAAGAGKGAGGAKGAGAKGGAMARQKGGLAGGKGGKLGAGSQGGSGLHRSRGGTQSGGAAGGRRPAGMAGAHGAHGAKGKDKNGENGQRPDYLVEDEETWTPERNVAPKVIE; this is encoded by the coding sequence ATGGCATCGAAGGACAGTGATTTCAAGCCGGCGAAGGTCCAGGTGCCGGAACCGCGCAAGAAGCCTGCGAAGGGGTCGGGTGATGCCCAAGAGGTGGGCCACGACGTCATCGCGAGCCGTCCTCAGTTCACGGAGAAGGGACTGAACGACCTCAAGCAGATGGTGGCGGGAGCCAACCCTGGAGAGGTCGCCAACGTCGCCAAGGGCTGGCGGGATGTGCGAGTCGCCCTCGTCGGTGAGGGCTGGCACGAAGGAATCAAGAAGCACTTCGATGATGCGGTGACCAAGGTTCTGCAGACCTGGCACGGTTCCTCTGCCGACCAGTTCGCGGCGTCGGCACAAAAGATCAGCGACAACTTCGCCAACCTCGCGCTGTACCCGCACAACACGGGCGAGGTTCTCCAGCAGATCAGCGAGAACCTGAAGGCCGTCCAGAAGTTCGTCGACGACGTCCAGGAACCGAGTAGCTGGGAGAGCAAGGCGGACTGGCTCGCCGACAAGTCGAGTTCCGGTATCGGCAAGGGCGCAGCGATCGGCAACGCTCTCGCCCCGGGAGCGGGCGCCCTGGTCGGCGGCCTGGTGGGTGGCATGGTCGGCGGTGACGGGCGCGATGACTCGCAGCTGAAGGCCGACCTGCAGAACCCGAAGATGAGCATCTGGGATGCCATGAGCAAGAACCGCACCCAGCTCTCGCTGGGGAAGGAGCGCCAGCTCCAGGCTGCTCACTACATGGAGCAGTTGGGGACGACGTACCGGAGCGGCGTGAAGGCCCTGGGCTCCAGCCGCATTGATGACGATCGCATCCAGCCGCCAGCTCATGATGGCGACGGTGGCGGGGGTGCTATCCCGGGTATCGGGGCATTTGGTCCTATGCCATCCACTCCGAAAACAGGCGCACCAGCGCCCAAGATGCCGGGGATGAAGGGCGGCGGTTACACAACCCCGACGCCCATGGAACCGCCGCGGCCGCATGGCATTGACGGTGGAGTCGGCAGCGTGCCGAAGCCGGCACCTGCGCCCCACGTCGGGACCGGACTTGACGGCCTTTCCGGCGGCGGTGTCGGGGCGGGCGGCGGCGGACTCGGCGGTGGCGGCGCCGGCGGTGTCGGCGGAGGCGTGGGCACCGGTGGATTGGGCACCGGCTCCGGCAGTGTCGGCGGAGGCTCCGGACCTGGCATCGGAGGTGCTGGCGCGCCGGGCATGGTCGGCGGCATGGGTGGTACCGGTGGTGCTCGTGCCGGCGGCACCGGGGCCGGAGCAGGCGCTCGCGGTGCAGGTCGTGCCGGTATGCCGGGCATGGGTGGCGCCGCCGGTGCTGGCAAGGGTGCAGGCGGCGCCAAGGGCGCTGGTGCCAAGGGCGGTGCTATGGCACGCCAAAAGGGCGGTCTTGCCGGAGGTAAGGGTGGCAAGCTCGGCGCCGGATCCCAGGGGGGATCGGGCCTGCACCGCAGCCGTGGTGGCACACAATCGGGCGGTGCCGCAGGCGGTCGCCGTCCAGCCGGCATGGCCGGTGCGCACGGTGCCCATGGGGCGAAGGGTAAGGACAAGAACGGGGAGAACGGACAGCGTCCGGACTACCTGGTAGAGGATGAGGAGACCTGGACGCCGGAGCGTAATGTGGCGCCCAAGGTCATCGAGTAG
- the mycP gene encoding type VII secretion-associated serine protease mycosin: MPLNSGECKFGADDIPETPWSLQRLLTKQMWAQSTGKGVRVAVIDTGIDAGNPQIKPAIGSGGKSFVKGKPTDDRVGHGTKVAGIIAAHSKSGSGFVGIAPGATVIPLQQTSDEKAGNSDSLAAAINYAVRLKVNVINISQGTDASPDKLGPLQAAIRNAAAQNILIVASAGNDGASGKEKNMYPASFQQYDNVLSVAASDRNNERAPFSQPGERVDIAAPGVDMVSTVPDGGNCVDQGTSFAAPYAAGAAALLIAKHLHDPKPWTPREVIWHLEQTAERVRREADHNIGWGVVDPVAALNDDTRPTASPKPDKPTNAAAGSNIQPAAVTFGESPEERRARISIYIVGAGLLAVAAVVGSSIAIRDWRRKTGLNNHGEA; this comes from the coding sequence GTGCCGCTCAACAGCGGCGAGTGCAAGTTCGGCGCCGACGACATCCCGGAGACCCCCTGGTCGCTCCAGCGGCTGCTGACCAAGCAGATGTGGGCCCAGTCCACGGGCAAGGGCGTCCGGGTCGCCGTCATCGACACCGGCATCGACGCGGGCAACCCGCAGATCAAACCCGCCATCGGAAGCGGCGGGAAGAGCTTCGTGAAGGGCAAGCCGACCGACGACCGGGTCGGGCACGGCACCAAGGTCGCGGGCATCATCGCCGCCCACAGCAAGTCCGGCTCGGGATTCGTCGGCATCGCGCCCGGCGCGACCGTCATCCCCCTGCAGCAGACGAGCGACGAGAAGGCCGGGAACTCCGACAGCCTGGCCGCCGCGATCAACTACGCGGTCCGCCTCAAGGTCAACGTCATCAACATCTCCCAGGGCACGGACGCCAGCCCGGACAAGCTGGGCCCCCTCCAGGCCGCGATCCGCAACGCCGCCGCCCAGAACATCCTCATCGTCGCCTCCGCCGGCAACGACGGCGCGAGCGGCAAAGAGAAGAACATGTACCCCGCCTCGTTCCAGCAGTACGACAACGTACTGTCCGTCGCGGCCTCGGACCGCAACAACGAGCGGGCCCCGTTCTCCCAGCCGGGCGAGCGGGTCGACATCGCCGCACCGGGCGTCGACATGGTCTCCACCGTCCCCGACGGCGGCAACTGCGTCGACCAGGGCACCAGCTTCGCCGCACCCTACGCCGCGGGAGCCGCGGCCCTCCTCATCGCGAAGCACCTGCACGACCCCAAGCCCTGGACCCCGCGCGAGGTCATCTGGCACCTGGAGCAGACCGCGGAGCGCGTGCGCAGGGAGGCGGACCACAACATCGGCTGGGGCGTCGTCGACCCGGTGGCCGCCCTCAACGACGACACCAGGCCCACCGCCTCACCCAAGCCGGACAAGCCCACCAACGCGGCTGCCGGCTCCAACATCCAGCCGGCCGCCGTGACTTTCGGTGAATCCCCCGAGGAACGACGCGCCCGCATTTCCATCTACATCGTCGGCGCCGGACTTCTTGCCGTCGCCGCGGTCGTCGGCTCCTCGATCGCCATCCGCGACTGGCGCCGCAAGACCGGTTTGAACAATCACGGGGAGGCTTAA
- a CDS encoding WXG100 family type VII secretion target codes for MSGQILVNFATISQASSDVRGTANNIRQQLDDLEAGVKKIAASWEGAAQEGYQARQREWDQRAASLHSTLEAIAKALDQAAQNYQATEHKNSGIWAG; via the coding sequence ATGTCAGGCCAGATCCTCGTTAATTTCGCGACGATCTCGCAGGCCAGTTCCGACGTGCGCGGTACGGCCAACAACATCCGCCAGCAGCTGGACGACCTCGAGGCCGGCGTCAAGAAGATCGCCGCCAGCTGGGAAGGTGCGGCGCAGGAGGGCTACCAGGCCCGCCAGCGCGAGTGGGACCAGCGCGCCGCCTCCCTGCACTCGACGCTCGAGGCCATCGCCAAGGCGCTGGACCAGGCCGCCCAGAACTACCAGGCCACCGAGCACAAGAACTCCGGCATCTGGGCGGGCTGA
- a CDS encoding WXG100 family type VII secretion target, whose protein sequence is MAGQQYTTTEEEMVAFSGKISSVNQSIQGEISRLNTVVDTITSGWKGAAASSYNQLQSQVNEDANRLNQLLAEIKEAIDETTKNYSASEEEQAQSISHVSASASPFG, encoded by the coding sequence ATGGCTGGTCAGCAGTACACAACCACCGAGGAGGAGATGGTCGCGTTCAGCGGCAAGATCTCCTCGGTCAACCAGTCGATCCAGGGCGAGATCTCGCGCCTGAACACGGTCGTCGACACCATCACGTCTGGTTGGAAGGGTGCTGCGGCCTCCTCGTACAACCAGCTCCAGTCCCAGGTGAACGAGGACGCCAACCGTCTCAACCAGCTGCTGGCTGAGATCAAGGAAGCGATCGACGAGACCACGAAGAACTACTCCGCCTCCGAAGAGGAGCAGGCCCAGTCGATCTCGCACGTCTCCGCCTCGGCTTCCCCGTTCGGATGA
- a CDS encoding type VII secretion protein EccB, which translates to MASRRDELNAYSFARKRTNAAFLKPLPNGSIESAPKPLKAVVPSVVVGVLMLVGFGACGILKPVAPQGWDEVGKNVIVGDESTTRYVVLKGKGGKGQKLLHPILNLASARLLIDPKFQVVKVKESELDGKIPHGPALGIPYAPDRLPSPEDADKPKTWAVCDRPGASAGAKPQQAVFVLAGKDKKLVEGKGKLDLHQALYVEDPQGKRWLVDHNGMAFGFDSTRMGWSPAGGKEEGDAALRRIIFGSNAVPQKVSKQFMATLLPVPEQLSLSMPMVEGAGAETSDPKVPQKARRVGSILQDSSGDKYVVERDGVEKVSKFVANLLEEGANAKKLHPDGSRLTPVPIAAGSIDPKTDDAGNPTTFLGKVFGDIDSPWPTETQSAANDFAHGSQTGGLTSPTDHGVSCSVYNGTNHKYPGGEEKRLGYPNGVPDMQTWIGTDYPAKMASGSSSYVTPGSGLLYTEVPTPQAKSGSLFLATDTGLRYSIPRNNDSANKAGSDKEELDKSRLHLGYGGTHPPLILKAWSSLLSEGPSLDINSAMKPQSS; encoded by the coding sequence ATGGCATCACGTCGGGACGAGCTGAATGCGTATTCGTTCGCTCGAAAGCGTACGAATGCGGCATTTCTGAAGCCGCTGCCGAACGGCTCGATCGAGAGCGCCCCCAAGCCGCTCAAGGCGGTGGTGCCGAGTGTCGTCGTGGGTGTCCTGATGCTCGTCGGATTCGGCGCGTGCGGCATTCTCAAGCCGGTTGCGCCGCAGGGGTGGGACGAGGTCGGCAAGAATGTCATCGTCGGGGACGAATCCACCACGCGGTATGTCGTTCTGAAAGGCAAGGGCGGCAAAGGCCAGAAACTTCTGCACCCCATCCTGAACCTCGCCTCCGCCCGCCTTCTTATCGACCCGAAGTTCCAAGTCGTCAAGGTCAAGGAATCCGAGCTGGACGGAAAGATTCCGCACGGCCCCGCGCTCGGCATTCCGTACGCCCCCGACCGGCTGCCCAGCCCCGAGGACGCCGACAAGCCGAAGACCTGGGCGGTGTGCGACCGCCCCGGCGCGAGCGCCGGAGCCAAGCCCCAGCAGGCCGTCTTCGTCCTGGCCGGCAAGGACAAGAAGCTCGTCGAGGGCAAGGGCAAGCTCGACCTCCACCAGGCGCTGTACGTCGAGGACCCGCAGGGCAAGAGGTGGCTGGTCGATCACAACGGCATGGCCTTCGGATTCGACTCCACCCGCATGGGGTGGAGCCCCGCCGGGGGCAAGGAGGAGGGCGACGCCGCGCTGCGCCGCATCATCTTCGGCTCCAACGCCGTTCCGCAGAAGGTGTCGAAGCAGTTCATGGCGACCCTGCTGCCCGTCCCCGAGCAGCTCTCCCTCAGCATGCCGATGGTCGAGGGCGCGGGCGCCGAGACCAGCGACCCGAAGGTCCCGCAGAAGGCCCGGAGGGTCGGCTCGATCCTCCAGGACAGCTCCGGCGACAAGTACGTCGTCGAGCGGGACGGCGTCGAGAAGGTGTCGAAGTTCGTCGCGAACCTCCTGGAGGAGGGCGCGAACGCGAAGAAGCTGCACCCCGACGGCTCCCGGCTCACCCCGGTGCCCATCGCGGCCGGAAGCATCGACCCGAAGACGGACGACGCGGGGAACCCGACGACCTTCCTGGGCAAGGTGTTCGGCGACATCGACTCGCCGTGGCCGACCGAAACCCAGTCCGCGGCCAACGACTTCGCCCACGGTTCCCAGACCGGCGGCCTGACCTCGCCCACGGACCACGGCGTGTCCTGCAGCGTCTACAACGGCACCAACCACAAGTACCCGGGCGGTGAGGAGAAGCGGCTCGGCTACCCGAACGGCGTGCCGGACATGCAGACCTGGATCGGCACGGACTACCCGGCCAAGATGGCCAGCGGATCCAGCTCGTACGTCACCCCCGGCAGCGGCCTGCTGTACACGGAGGTGCCCACTCCGCAGGCGAAGAGCGGCAGCCTCTTCCTTGCAACGGACACCGGCCTGCGCTACTCCATTCCGCGGAACAACGACAGCGCGAACAAGGCCGGCAGCGACAAGGAGGAACTGGACAAGTCCAGGCTCCACCTCGGCTACGGGGGCACGCATCCGCCGCTGATTCTGAAGGCATGGTCGAGCCTGCTTTCCGAGGGCCCGTCGCTCGACATCAACAGCGCCATGAAGCCGCAGTCGTCCTGA
- the eccE gene encoding type VII secretion protein EccE, giving the protein MAPRLRQQAGTIGGVRVQQLAIIELAAALVLVGWTIHPAALTAAIVIAALLVVFALGRRRRIPLPEWITTVRAMKRRGKESAAALAATQGVDPAFAPVVECEPALQTYEFTTEADQRAIGFVGDGTFLTALVQVDARDEPLRPQRGSHMLPLEVLHTALDIEDIHLESVQFVQYTQPAPAPHLPEQAVAARSYAPLQAQSQTPALQLTWIALKLDPELCAEAIEARGGGMEGAKRSLLRAADQLVSRLTAHGVRAKVLAEREVVAAIGTAVCVSPRAANGAMGRDGRAARRTQETTRAMRCDDRWHTTYWIGRWPQLGEGGAPLAAVTQLLTSTRAMASTFTLTATHGGGRAPAISGYVRLSTRSENELSAAQSELERRSGSVKVGLVRLDREQLPGLLATLPLGGTR; this is encoded by the coding sequence GTGGCACCGCGGCTGCGCCAGCAGGCCGGAACCATCGGCGGGGTGCGCGTCCAGCAACTGGCCATCATCGAACTCGCCGCCGCGCTGGTGCTGGTGGGCTGGACGATCCACCCGGCCGCGCTGACCGCGGCCATCGTGATCGCGGCCCTGCTGGTCGTCTTCGCGCTCGGCCGGCGGCGGAGGATTCCGCTCCCGGAGTGGATCACGACCGTGCGCGCCATGAAGCGCCGCGGCAAGGAGAGCGCGGCCGCGCTGGCCGCCACGCAGGGCGTGGACCCCGCGTTCGCGCCGGTGGTGGAGTGTGAACCGGCGCTGCAGACCTACGAGTTCACCACCGAGGCGGACCAGCGCGCCATCGGCTTCGTCGGTGACGGGACGTTTCTGACGGCCCTCGTGCAGGTGGACGCCCGTGACGAGCCGCTGCGGCCGCAGCGCGGCAGCCACATGCTGCCGCTGGAGGTGCTGCACACCGCGCTCGACATCGAGGACATCCACCTCGAATCGGTGCAGTTCGTGCAGTACACCCAGCCCGCGCCGGCGCCGCACCTGCCCGAACAGGCCGTCGCGGCCCGCTCGTACGCCCCGCTGCAGGCCCAGTCCCAGACGCCGGCGCTGCAGCTGACCTGGATCGCCCTCAAGCTCGACCCCGAGCTGTGCGCGGAGGCGATCGAGGCCCGTGGCGGCGGGATGGAGGGCGCCAAGCGGTCGCTGCTGCGCGCCGCCGACCAGCTCGTCAGCCGGCTGACCGCACACGGCGTACGCGCCAAGGTGCTCGCCGAGCGCGAGGTCGTGGCCGCCATCGGTACCGCGGTGTGCGTCAGCCCGCGGGCCGCCAACGGGGCGATGGGGCGCGACGGCCGGGCGGCCCGCCGCACCCAGGAGACGACCCGGGCCATGCGCTGCGACGACCGCTGGCACACCACCTACTGGATCGGCCGCTGGCCCCAACTCGGCGAGGGCGGTGCCCCGTTGGCGGCGGTCACCCAGCTGCTGACCAGCACCAGGGCGATGGCGAGCACCTTCACGCTGACCGCCACCCACGGCGGCGGCCGCGCCCCGGCCATCTCGGGATACGTCCGTCTTTCCACCCGCAGTGAGAACGAACTCTCCGCCGCCCAGAGCGAGTTGGAGCGCCGTTCCGGTTCCGTGAAGGTCGGGCTCGTACGGCTCGACCGGGAACAGCTGCCCGGCCTGCTGGCCACGCTCCCCCTCGGAGGTACCCGCTGA